The following proteins are encoded in a genomic region of Synechococcus sp. ROS8604:
- a CDS encoding DUF3177 family protein, translating to MPDLPYRSLVWLTYRLGATFALGVPLVLLIWAGVRREPAMVRLLGLYWKVASLLPISVLLLTDRRPIGYVMAFIAPVLMAVSVWFWVDLNEELADSAPGSALPLTVRIWRWALTGFALLAAGMSATALRCVDQLTGAECLAWLEGPQGLHRVAERVFDFVFGGQWSEAVAAFIGYVALVAYVVGLLQWLLVRLPRQGRVAGEF from the coding sequence GTGCCTGATCTCCCTTACCGCAGTTTGGTTTGGCTTACCTATCGCTTAGGCGCAACCTTTGCCCTCGGTGTTCCGCTTGTTCTGTTGATCTGGGCAGGGGTTCGGCGTGAGCCAGCCATGGTGCGCTTGCTGGGTCTCTACTGGAAAGTGGCAAGCCTGTTGCCCATCAGTGTGTTGCTGCTCACCGATCGGCGTCCGATCGGATATGTGATGGCCTTCATTGCACCGGTGCTGATGGCGGTTTCGGTGTGGTTCTGGGTGGATCTCAATGAAGAATTGGCCGACAGTGCACCAGGGAGTGCCCTTCCTCTGACCGTTCGTATCTGGCGCTGGGCACTCACTGGATTCGCCTTGCTTGCGGCGGGAATGTCAGCAACAGCATTGCGCTGTGTGGATCAACTGACAGGTGCTGAGTGCTTGGCCTGGCTGGAAGGTCCCCAGGGACTGCATCGTGTCGCGGAGCGTGTGTTCGATTTCGTCTTCGGTGGTCAGTGGAGTGAGGCTGTTGCCGCATTCATTGGCTATGTGGCGTTAGTGGCGTATGTGGTGGGGCTCCTCCAGTGGCTGCTCGTGCGCCTGCCGCGCCAGGGACGGGTGGCTGGTGAGTTCTGA